The following proteins are encoded in a genomic region of Paenibacillus sp. FSL H3-0469:
- the kdpB gene encoding potassium-transporting ATPase subunit KdpB, which produces MSTVHKKKLLTGPILLSAAKDSLVKLNPVTLMKNPVMFVVEVGTVIVLLMVLAPGYFHAEHAVGFNITVFFILLFTVLFANFAEALAEGRGKAQADSLKKTKQDITANKVAGSGVKQVPASELRKGDIVIVSQGELIPGDGEVTEGLASVDESAITGESAPVIKEAGGDFGSVTGGTRVVSDQIKVRITSDPGESFLDRMISLVEGAKRQKTPNEIALNTLLISLTIIFLIVVVTLRPIADYIGVKLEIPVMIALLVCLIPTTIGGLLSAIGIAGMDRVTQFNVLAMSGKAVEAAGDINTMILDKTGTITFGNRMASEFVAVGEATVAELASWAAVSSLKDETPEGRSVLELAKKLELQYDYSLADGGEFIEFKAESRMSGMDLRDGRSVRKGAVDSVKKWVLSRGGAVPSDLDTNSDAIARLGGTPLAVAVDNRIYGLIYLKDTVKPGMKERFDELRSMGIKTIMCTGDNPLTAATIAREAGVDDFIAESTPEDKIAVIRREQNEGKLVAMTGDGTNDAPALAQADVGLAMNSGTTAAKEAANMVDLDSDPSKIIEVVAIGKQLLMTRGALTTFSIANDIAKYFAIIPAMFTLAIPEMEALNIMGLGSPSSAIISALIFNAIIIPLLIPLAMRGVSYKPMSSSRLLTRNIVIYGLGGVAVPFAGIKLIDMIVSIWI; this is translated from the coding sequence ATGAGTACTGTACACAAAAAGAAGCTGCTGACGGGTCCCATCCTGCTAAGTGCTGCCAAGGATAGTCTGGTGAAGCTGAACCCGGTGACGCTAATGAAGAATCCGGTCATGTTCGTCGTGGAGGTTGGGACGGTTATCGTCTTGCTCATGGTGCTTGCGCCCGGGTATTTCCATGCGGAGCATGCGGTAGGCTTCAATATAACCGTATTCTTCATCCTGCTGTTTACCGTGCTGTTTGCTAACTTCGCGGAAGCGCTGGCGGAGGGCCGGGGCAAGGCACAAGCCGATTCGCTCAAAAAAACCAAACAGGACATCACCGCCAATAAGGTGGCAGGATCAGGAGTCAAGCAGGTGCCGGCCTCTGAGCTGCGCAAAGGCGATATCGTAATCGTCAGCCAGGGCGAACTGATTCCCGGCGACGGGGAAGTGACCGAGGGGCTGGCTTCTGTGGACGAATCGGCCATCACCGGGGAGTCGGCTCCGGTCATTAAGGAAGCCGGAGGCGACTTCGGCTCCGTGACCGGCGGTACCCGCGTAGTCAGCGACCAGATCAAGGTGCGGATCACCAGTGATCCGGGGGAATCGTTCCTGGACCGGATGATCTCACTGGTCGAAGGCGCGAAGCGCCAGAAGACACCGAATGAGATTGCTCTGAACACGCTGCTGATCAGCCTCACGATTATTTTCCTGATTGTCGTCGTCACCCTGCGTCCCATCGCGGATTATATCGGGGTGAAGCTGGAGATTCCGGTCATGATCGCACTCTTGGTCTGCCTGATTCCGACCACCATCGGCGGGCTGCTGTCGGCCATCGGGATTGCGGGCATGGACCGGGTGACGCAGTTCAACGTCCTGGCGATGTCCGGGAAGGCGGTGGAAGCTGCCGGGGATATCAACACGATGATTCTGGATAAGACGGGGACGATTACCTTCGGGAACCGGATGGCCAGTGAGTTCGTTGCGGTAGGCGAAGCAACTGTAGCCGAGCTTGCGTCCTGGGCGGCGGTCAGCTCGCTGAAGGATGAGACGCCCGAAGGGCGCTCTGTCCTGGAGCTGGCGAAGAAGCTGGAACTCCAATATGACTACAGCCTCGCGGACGGCGGGGAGTTCATTGAGTTCAAGGCAGAGAGCCGGATGAGCGGGATGGATCTGCGGGACGGGCGCTCAGTGCGTAAGGGAGCGGTCGATTCCGTGAAGAAGTGGGTGCTGTCCCGGGGCGGTGCCGTACCGTCCGATCTGGATACCAACTCGGATGCCATTGCACGGCTGGGCGGCACTCCGCTCGCGGTTGCCGTAGACAACCGGATTTATGGGCTGATCTATCTGAAGGATACGGTGAAGCCCGGGATGAAGGAGCGATTCGACGAGCTGCGCAGCATGGGGATCAAGACGATCATGTGTACAGGGGACAACCCGCTGACCGCCGCTACGATTGCCCGTGAAGCCGGAGTCGATGATTTCATTGCCGAGAGTACCCCGGAAGATAAGATTGCGGTAATCCGCCGGGAGCAGAACGAGGGCAAGCTAGTAGCTATGACTGGAGACGGAACCAACGATGCTCCGGCGCTGGCTCAGGCCGATGTGGGGCTGGCGATGAACAGCGGGACAACCGCTGCCAAGGAAGCGGCCAATATGGTCGATCTGGATTCTGATCCGTCCAAGATCATCGAGGTTGTAGCTATCGGGAAGCAGCTCCTGATGACACGCGGGGCACTGACCACGTTCAGTATCGCTAACGATATTGCCAAATATTTTGCGATCATTCCGGCGATGTTCACGCTCGCTATTCCTGAGATGGAAGCCCTGAACATCATGGGGTTGGGTTCCCCAAGCTCGGCAATTATATCGGCGCTGATCTTCAATGCCATCATCATCCCGCTGCTGATTCCGCTCGCTATGCGCGGGGTCTCCTATAAGCCGATGAGCTCCTCCAGACTGCTGACGCGCAACATTGTCATCTATGGTCTGGGCGGAGTCGCTGTTCCATTCGCCGGGATCAAGCTGATTGATATGATCGTCAGTATATGGATCTAG
- the kdpC gene encoding potassium-transporting ATPase subunit KdpC, giving the protein MAQSIHETTGEQDSASKADFFFTTVRLSIVFIILCGMIYPLASTALAQVLMPAQANGSLLKDTSGKVVGSALIGQSFTNQAMFQSRVSSIGYKAEASGSNNYGPSNPDMLQRTKDSIAQWKLDNPGVPVSQLPVDLITNSGSGLDPHISPAAALVQVPRISKLTGIPADTLEALVKEHTEGRDLELFGEKRVNVLKLNLALTEIAK; this is encoded by the coding sequence ATGGCACAATCTATTCATGAGACAACCGGAGAGCAGGACTCCGCTTCAAAAGCAGATTTTTTCTTCACTACAGTGAGGTTAAGCATCGTATTCATTATTCTCTGCGGAATGATCTATCCGCTGGCTTCCACCGCGCTTGCCCAGGTGCTGATGCCTGCCCAGGCGAACGGCAGCCTGCTGAAGGATACGTCCGGGAAGGTGGTCGGTTCTGCGCTGATCGGGCAGAGCTTCACGAACCAGGCTATGTTCCAAAGCCGTGTGTCGAGTATCGGGTACAAGGCCGAGGCTTCGGGATCGAATAACTACGGGCCATCGAATCCTGATATGCTTCAGCGGACCAAGGATTCCATTGCCCAGTGGAAGCTGGATAATCCCGGCGTCCCAGTAAGTCAGCTCCCTGTGGATCTGATTACGAATTCCGGCTCGGGTCTTGATCCGCATATTTCACCGGCTGCGGCGCTCGTGCAGGTTCCCCGGATCAGCAAGCTGACCGGCATTCCGGCAGATACCCTTGAAGCGCTGGTGAAGGAACATACGGAAGGGCGCGATCTGGAACTGTTCGGAGAGAAACGGGTGAATGTGCTGAAGCTGAATCTGGCGCTGACGGAGATAGCGAAGTAA